The nucleotide window TGTCAGAGAGGCCGTGGCCCCGGCGCAACAGCAACGCGCGCTGCCATCCCTGCCGGGACGGCGCCGCCGGCGGATTGCCCAGCAAATGCTGGAGATTGCGCTGCGCCAAGCGTGCAGCGCCCGTGCACCGGCCGTACACAGGGCGTGCACCGGAACGGCGTCAGCCCAGCCGGCCCCAAAGATCGTATTCGCCGGCCTCGTCCACCGTCACCGTCACGATGTCGCCGGGCGAGAGCGCCTCGAAGCCTTCGTCGATGAACAGGTTGCCGTCGATTTCCGGCGCGTCGGCCTTGGTGCGGCAGGTGGCGCCATCGGCGTCCACCGCATCGACGATCACCTCGATGCGGCGGCCGACCTTGGCGGCCAGCTTCGCCTCGGAGATCGCCTGGGCCTTTTCCATGAACCGGTCCCAGCGCTCCTGCTTGACCGGATCGGGAACGTGGTCGGGCAGGTCGTTCGCCCGCGCGCCCTTGACGTTTTCATACTGGAAGCAGCCGACGCGATCCAGCTGCGCCTCGTCCAGCCAGTCGAGCAGGGTCTGGAACTCGGCCTCGGTCTCGCCCGGGTAGCCGACGATGAAGGTCGAGCGCAGGGTGATGTCCGGGCAGGCGGCGCGCCAGGCGGCGATCTCGTCGAGCGTCTTCGCCGCCGCCGCCGGCCGGGCCATGCGCTTCAGCGTGTCCGGATGCGCGTGCTGGAACGGGATGTCGAGATAGGGCAGCACCAGCCCGCCCGATTCGGAATGGGCCGCCATCAGCGGGATCAGGTCGCGCACATGCGGATAGGGATAGACGTAATGCAGCCGCACCCAGGCGCCGAGCGACCCCAGATCGCGGGCCAGGTCGGTGATATGGGCGCGGTGGCCGCGTTCGGTCACGAACTTGCGGTCGAGGCCGTAGGCCGAGGTGTCCTGCGAGATCACCAAAAGTTCGCGCACCCCGGCCTCGACCAGTTTCTCGGCCTCGCGGATCACCGCATGCGCCGGGCGGCTGACCAGACGCCCGCGCATGTCGGGGATGATGCAGAACTTGCAGGCGTGGTTGCAGCCTTCGGAAATCTTCAGATAGCTGTAGTGCCGCGGCGTCAGCTTCACGCCCGAGGCCGGCAGCAGGTCCACGAACGGATCGGGCGACGGCGGCACGGCGGAATGCACCGCGTCCAGCACCTGTTCGTATTGCTGCGGGCCGGTCACCGCCAGCACGGAAGGGTGCGCGCCGGTGATGTATTCCGGCTCGGCCCCCAGGCAGCCGGTGACGATGACCTTGCCGTTTTCCGACAGCGCCTCGCCGATGGCCTGCAGGGATTCGGCCTTGGCCGAATCGAGGAAGCCGCAGGTGTTCACGATCACCGCGCCGGCGCCCTTGTAGTCGGGGCTGATGGCATAGCCCTCGGCCCGCAGCCGGGTCAGGATGCGCTCGCTGTCCACCAGCGCCTTGGGGCAGCCGAGGCTGACCATGCCGATGGTCGGTTGCCCGTCCCTTCGCCCCCCCTTTTCCCGGGCGGAGTCGAAGATCGGGCGGGGGGCTAGATCGGGGCGCAGCAGGGGCGGGTTCTGGCTCATGATGCGCGGCATATAGTGGCAAGCGGGCCGCTTGTTAAGCGCCAAGCGCAGCTCGCCGGAACGTCATTTGGACTTGCGCGTTCGGGGAGGCATAGCTGAGGACATGAGCATGAGACCCATCCCGACCCGCCTTACCGTTCCGCTGCTGCCGGCGCTGGCCGCGGTCGCCATGCTGGCCGTCACGCTGTCCGCCCTGCCCGGCCCGGCCGAGGCGCAGGGCCGCGGCAAGCCGATCGTGATCTGGAACAACAAGGGCGGCAACGTGATCGAGGCGATCCAGTATCGCAACGAGCTGGCGCGCAGCGGCCGGCGGGTCGAGGTGCGGGGCTATTGCCGCTCGGCCTGCACGATCTACATCACCCTGCCCAATGCCTGCCTGGGCCCGGGCGCCACGGTCGGCTTCCATGCGCCGCGGATCCCCGGCACCACCATCATCCCGCCGATCGTGGACGAGCTGATGGCGCAATATTATCGCGGCGGCATCCTGCGCATGTGGAACACCCAATGGAAGCATTCGCTGAAGATGCACAAGATTTCGGCCCGGCAATATGTCAAGCTGGACCCGCAGACGCGGCTGTGCCGGAACTGAGGCGAAGCGCCGCAATGCCGGCCCCGGCGCTTAGTCGCTGCGGCCCATCACCCGCGATTGCAGGCTGATCATCAGAAAGGCCGGGCCGGGATCGACCTTGCGCTTCGGGGATATGTCCTCGTGCCCCAGCACGTCCTGGATCAGGTATTTCTCGCGCAGGGCCAGGCATATGTCCGAAACCGCGTCGAATTGCGCCTGGATATAGGCCTGCCATCCGGCCGGTGCGGTTTCATGCTTGTGGACCAGCAGGTAAACCTCGTCCGCATCGACGACATTTCCCGCCCAGTTTTGGGGATTTGTCCACGAGACTCATTATATAGCACAAATTCGGCCCGGAGGATCGCCAACATCGGCGGCATCGGCGGCGGCGGCAGGCCTTGCCGCCGGGATCACCGCCGATGCCGGCCGCGCGCGGTTGCATCGGCGGGGGCAGAGGCATAATCGCCTGGTAAACAGGGGGGACGAGGGGATGCGGATCACATATGCCATGCCCTGGCTGATCGCCGATCTGGGCCGGGCGCGGCGGGTGCTGTCCTTTGCGCCGCATCGGCCGGGCTTCCGCCGCGCCCGGCATATCCTGTGGCGGCAGGTGCGCGACGCCGATCTGGGCCCCGGCTTCGACGCCACCGCCTGGCTGGCCGCCGAGATGGCGCGCATCGGCCATGGCGCCGAGGTGGGCATGATGACCTCGCGCGGGCTGGAGCATGCCGTGCAGGCCGAGGCCGGGCCGGCGCGCTGCCTGGCCACCGTGGGCCTGGGCAATGCCGAGCGGGTCGGCCGGCGCCGGGCCGCCGCGCCCGCGGGCTACGGCACCATCAACATCGCGCTGCTGGTCGAGGCCGGGCTGACGGACGCGGCGATGATCGAGGCGCTGACCATCGCCGCCGAGGCCCGCACCGCCGCGGTGATCGCGGCCGGGGTGATGCTGCCCTGGGGTGTCGCGACCGGCACCGGCACGGATTGCATCGCCCTGGCCTGCGATCCCGGCCCCGAGCGCCATGCCGGGCTGCATACCGCGCTGGGCGAGGCCATCGGCCGCAGCGTCCACGACGCGGTGCTGCGCGGCGCCGAGGCCTGGGTGGCGCGGCACGGCCGGGACGCGGCGGCGGTTATTCCCGCAGCCGCCAGCCGCTGAGGAAGATCCAGCGGATCGCCGCCATGCAGACCAGGATCATCAGCCCGACCGCGACCAGCGACACCCCGACCGGCACGTCGGCCAGGTCGAAGAAGCTCCAGCGGAAACCCGAGATCAGGTAGAGCACCGGGTTGAGCTTCGCTACCCCCTCCCAGAAGGGCGGCAGCATCGAGGCCGAGTAGAAGGCGCCGCCCAGGAAGACCAGCGGCGTGACCACCATCATCGGCACGATCTGCAACTGCTCGAAGGACTTGGCCCACAGCCCGATGATGAAGCCCAGAAGCGAAAAGGCGATGGCGGTCAGCACCAGGAAGGCCAGCATCCAGAACGGATGCGCGATATGGACGCCGTTGAACCAGAAGCTGGTCAGCAGGATCACCAGCGCGATCAGCACGGCTTTCGCGGCGGCGGCGCCGACGAAGCCCAGCGTCACCTCGATCCAGCCGGTGGGGGCGACCAGGATCTCGTAGATGGTGCCCGAGAATTTGGGGAAGTAGATGCCGAAGCTGGCATTGGCCACCGATTGCTGCAGCACGGTCAGCATCATTAGCCCCGGCACGATGAAGGCGCCATAGGGCACGCCCTCGACCGACTGGATGCGGCCGCCGATGGCGGCGCCGAACACCACGAAGTAAAGCACCGTGGACAGCACCGGCGAGGCCAGCGATTGCCAGACGGTGCGGAAGAAGCGCGCCATCTCGTGATTGAACACCGCGCGGGCGGAACGCCAGTTCATGCCGGCACCTCCTGGCTTTCGGCCGGTTCGTCCTCGACCAGCGACATGAAGATTTCCTCGAGGCTGCTCTGCTTGGTCGAGACGTCGCGCACGGCGATGCCGCAGCCGGACAGATCGGCCAGCAGACGGGCGATGCCGGTGCGTTCGGCGCGGGTGTCGTAATCGTAAAACAGCGTCGCCCCGTCGGCCGACAGCACCAGGCCGCGGTCCTGCAGCTCGGCCGGCAGCCCGGCCAGCGGCTTGTCCAGCGCGATGGTCAGGCGCTTCTTGCCGAACTCGCCCATCAGCGCGTCCTTGGACTGCACCAGCAGCAACTCGCCGCGGTTGATGACGCCGATGCGGTCGGCCATGTCCTCGGCTTCCTCGAGGTAATGCGTGGTCAGGATGATGGTCACGCCCTGCGCCCTGAGTTCGCGCACCACCTGCCACATCTCGCGGCGCAGGGTCACGTCCACGCCGGCCGTCGGCTCGTCGAGGAACAGCACCTTGGGCCGGTGCGACAGCGCCTTGGCGATCAGCACCCGCCGCTTCATGCCGCCCGACAGCTCGCGCGTCCTGGCCTGGCGCTTGTCCCACAGCGCGAGGCTGCGCAGCAGTTGCTCGATATAGGCCTCGTCCGGCCCCTCGCCGTAAAGGCCGCGGGTGAAGCGCACGCTGTCGATGACGGTCTCGAAGGGTTCGAGCGCGATCTCCTGCGGGACCAGGCCGATCATCTTGCGCGCCGCGCGCCAATCCCTGCGGATATCGTGGCCGCCGACCCGGACGGTGCCGCCGCTGGGCACCACCAGGCCGCAGATGATCGAGATGAGCGTGGTCTTGCCGGCACCGTTCGGACCCAGCAGGGCGAGGATCTCGCCCTCCTCGATCTGCAGGGACACGCCGTTCAGCGCCACGGTGCCGCTGTCGTATTGCTTTGAAATATGGTCAATATCAATAATCGGACGCATGGATCCCCCTCAATTCTGGCCGCTGGGGCGGATTGGAAGGTAGGGTTCGCATCGCCGCTGCACAATGACCCCGCGCGGCATTTCCTTGCCACGGGGCCGCGGCCCGCGGCGATGCGGGGCTTCGCGGCGGAAACGGTCCGCGGCTGGGCGGAAGAACGCGGATGGTCTGGAAGCGGCATTGACCATGATCGGGGCTCCGGCCTATAAGCGGAACCGCCCACAGAAGGAGACTTATGCACAGAGGCCTCGATTGACCCGCGCATAGCGGAATCGCTCGGCATATTTCATGCCGTTCCTTTTTGCATGATTTCTGTGGAGTTCTCATGGAGAACCAAGACGTAGTGATCCGGCCCTTCGAGGCGGAAACGGATCTCAAGACGCTATCGGACATCTGGTTCAGCGCGTCATTGAAGGCACATCCCTTCATCGGCGAGCCGAAGCTGGTTGAGCAACGTCAGCTGATCGAGACGGAATACCTTCCGAAAGCAGAGACCTGGGTGGCCTGTTCCAATCAGGAGGCGATCGGTTTCATCAGCTTGCTAGGCAGTTTCATCGGCGGGATATTCATCTCTCCGGACCGGCAAGGCATGGGCGTTGGAAGCAAGCTTGTCACCCATGCGCTGGACAAGAAGGGGGAACTGTCCCTCGATGTCTATATCGCGAACGAACAGGCCGTCCGTTTCTACACCTCGCTGGGATTCCGCGAGGTGTCACGGCGCGACAGGGATGATTTCGGCTATCCGTTCCCGAACGCCACCTTGCATTTGAAGCGTTGAACAACGGACCGGGCAGGAACCTTTCTTGCCCGGTTTTCCACCTGCATCAACGCTGCGCAGGACCGTCCGCTTCCGTCTCGCAAAGCCGCCATGGATCCGGACGGCATCTCAGCAAGTGCCCCGCCCCGACCGCTCTGCGAGGGCGCAAAGCGCGGCGCGGGCCGTCCGCGATGGATCGCGCCGCCCGGTCAAGCGCCTTCCGCCCGCCCCCCCGCCTCGGCGAAAAGCCGGGCGCTGGCGGTTTCGATCCGTTCCTCCAGCAGGTCCATCACCTGCGTCGAGCGGTGGCCGACCGGGATCGGCTCCAGGAACTCGACCACCGCGGTGCCGCCGCGGATCGGGATGCCGCGCTTGGGCCAGAACATGCCGCAATTCACCGCGACCGGCTGGATGGTCAGGCCGGTGGCGCGCTGGATGGTGCCGGCGCCATGCTTGTAGGGCAGCCGATGCCCGGGGCGGGTGCGGGTGCCCTCGGGATAGATGATCAGCTGGCCCAGCCCTTCGGGCCGGGCTCGGGCGGCCTCGACCTCGGCGATGATGCGCTTCATCGCCTCTTTCCCGCGCGAGCGGTCGATGGGGATGCAGCCGACCTTGCGGGCGAACCAGCCCATGATCGGCACCCGCAGCACCTCGCGCTTCATCACGAAGGCGCGGCGCGGGCAGGCGCGGGCCAGCGCCAGGATGTCGAGAAAGCTTTGGTGTTTCGAGGCGATGATGCAGTCGCCGGCCGGCGGCGTGCCGCGATATTCGATGCGCACCCCCAGGATCACCCGCGCCGCGCCCAGCATCTGGTCCAGCCACAGGCTGGCGACGCGGTTCGCCGCCTCGGTGCCGCGCAGCGCCTGCGGCAGGCCCCAGAGCCCCAGCACCAGGGTCGCCAGCGCGATATAGAGGTAATAGGCCACCGCCCGCGGCCAGTCCAGGATCGAGGGCGGACGCGGATGGCGGCGGGTCATCAGCGCACCTCGCGCAGGATCTTCAGCGCCGCCCAGCGGGTGGCCGCGAAGCCGATGGCGGCGGCCAGCGCCGGGATCAGCAGCGGCCAGAGCCAGCCCCAGCCCTGGAAGCCGAGCCCGGTCAGGAAGCCGCCGGCCTGATCGACCGAGGGCAGCGCCCAGACCGCCGCCATGCCCAGCACGGTGCCGCCGGCCGCGCCCGTGGCGGCGCGGCGGGTGAAGCGGCGCACGAAGGCGGTGGCGATGGTGATGTCGCGCGCCCCGATCAGCCGCAGCACCCGGATCACCTGGCCGTTCGCCGCCATCGCCGCCTTGGCCGCAAGCGTGATCATCGCCGCCGAGGCGGCGGCGATCAGCAGCAGCGACACCAGCCCCAGCACCCGCAGCCGGTTCGCGGCCGAGACCAGCGGCTCGCGCCAGCGGGTATGGTCGTCCAGCACCGCGCCCGGCGCCTCGCCCTGCAGCCGCAGGCGCAGCGCCTCGGCATCGAAGCCCTCGGCGGCCTCGGTCACCTCGATCAGCCGCGGCACCGGCAGCGCTTCGACCGGGATGTCGGGGCCGAACCACGGCTCCAGCAGCTTCTCGACCTCGTCGCCGGGCAATTGCCGGGCCTCGGCGATGCCGGGGGTGGTCTTCAGCACCTCCATCACCGTGGCGGTCTGCCGGTCGATCTGCTCCTCGGGGGCCGAGACGCGCACAGTGACGGTCTGCGCCAGTTCGCTGGACCAGCGCTCGGCCAGCCTTCCGGTGGCCAGCGCCAGCGCCAGGGCGAAGACGGCCAGGAAGGCCATGGCCCCGGCCGAGAACACCGTCAGCTGGGCGGTGAAGCCGGTGGGCGGCACCACCCGGTCATGGCCGGCGGGATCGGGCCGGGTCAGCCCCCGCCACAGCGCCGCCAGGTCGAGCGATTTCAGATCGGCTTTCTTCACAGGTCCGCCCCCGCCAGTTGCAGCCGCTTGCCGGCAATCCGCAGCACCCGCGCCTGCACCTGCTGCTTGGCGGCGCGGATCAGGTTCAGGTCATGCGTGGCGATCAGCACCGCCTTGCCCGAGCGGTTGAGTTCGATCAGCAATTGCAGCAGCCGCATCGACATGTCCCAGTCCAGGTTGCCGGTCGGCTCGTCCGCCAGGATCAGGTCGGGCGACATGACCACGGCGCGCGCCAGCGCCGCCCGCTGCCGCTCGCCCCCCGACAGTTCGGGCGGCAGGGCGCGGGCCTGGCCCGTCATCTGCACCCAGGCCAGCAGGTCGCCCAGGGCGCGCATGTCCACCGGCTCGCCCGAGACGATCAGCGGCAGGGCGATGTTTTCGGCCACCGGCAGATGGTCGAGGAATTGCGTGTCCTGATGCACGACGCCGACGCGCCGGCGCAGCGCGGCGATGCCGTCGCGGGACAGCGCCCGCACGTCCTGGCCAAAGGCCGACATGCGCCCGGCGCTCGGCAGCAGCTCGGCATAGCAGAGCCGCAGGAAGGTGGTCTTGCCCGAGCCCGAGGGGCCGGTGAGGAAATGGAAGGAACCCGGCTGCAGGGACAGCGACATATCGGCCAGCAGCGGATCTCCGCCGCTGTAACCGAAGGACAGGTTCTGCATTTCGATCACGGGTGACTCCTTGCCTTGCGGCGGCTTGGCCCCTGCGGGCTGCTTGGCGCGCGGTTCGTGGCTTGATAGAACAGTCCCGCGGCGAATGCGAGACGCCCGCTTGATGGAAAGCCGCCGGAAAACGGCCAGGAAACACGCCAGGAGAGACGATTTCATGCGCCTGACCTGCCCGCGCTGCGGAGCCCAGTACGAGATCGCCGAATCCGCCATCCCGGCGCTCGGCCGCGAGGTCGAATGCTCGGCCTGCAGCCATGTCTGGTTCCAGCCGGGCGCGGGAAAATCCGCAGCCGAGGCCGCTGCCGGGCCCTATGATCCGCAGGAGCGGCCGGCGCTGAACCGGGCGCTGGACGAGTCGGTGCTGGCCATCCTGCGCGAGGAGGCCGCCCGCGAGCTGCAGGCGCGCAAGGCCGAGATCCGCCCGGACGGCGCCGATCACATTCCCGCGACGGCGGCGGCCGGGCCGGACATGGGCGGCGGGGATGCCGGCACCGCGCCGGCAATCGACTGGCCGGCCACGACGCTGACCGAAACCGCGATGCCGGTGGCGGCGGCGGCCGGGCCGATCCGGGCCGAAACCCCGGACGCGGACGCGGATACAGACGCGCAGGCGGCCGAGGCCGCAGCACCGGCCGGGGCCGGGCCGGAGGCGGCGGCAAAGCAGGCAGCCGAAACCCGCCAGACCGACGCCGCCGGGCCGGGGCTTGGCGAATTCCGGACCGCTGAACCGCTGGCCGACGAACCGCTGGCCGACGAATCGCAGCCCGGCGCAATCCGGCCTGACGTCCCCCGGCCCACCGAAACCGCACCGGCCGCCGACTGGCCCGAGGCGGTGGCGCCCGCCCTGCCCGACGCGGCGGAACTGGCGGCGACGCTGACCCGCCCCGGCCCGCCGCGCCCCGAGACCGAGGAGCCGGCCGCAGCGTCCGAGCGTCCGCTGCTGCGCCCCGCCCTGCCCGAACAGGAACCCGCCCCGGCCGAGGCAGCCCCGGTCGCGGCGCTGGTGCCGGCGCTGGTGCCGCCGCCCGCCCCCCGCCGCTCGGGCTATGCGGCGGGTTTCGGCCTGGCGGCGATGCTGGCGCTGGGGGTGGTGGCGCTTTACGCGCTGGCGCCGCAGATCCCGGCCGAGCAGGGCGGCGGGGTGCTGGCGGAATGGCGGCAGGACATCGACCGCGGCCGGCTTTGGCTGCATGACCGCATCCTGGGCCAATAGCGCCGGCTTGCCGCCGCGGCCGGCCTGAGCGCGGCCGCGCGGCGCGGCGCTAGAAATTCTCCAGCAGCCGGCCCAGATAGTCGCGCTCCTCGCGCGGCCGGTCGCGCTCGCCGCTGCGACGGCGGATCTCGTCCTGCAGGTCACGGGCCTTGCGCGCGGGGTCCGGCCCCTCGGCCAGGGGATCGCCGCCATTGATCGCACTGCCGTCGCCCGACAGCGCCCGGCCCAGCGGATCGGTCTGCGGCTGGCGGTCATAGGGCTGTTCCAGCCCGCGCCGACCGCGCGGATCGCCCGAGGGGCCTTCCGGTCCGTCCTGCTGTCCGCCCTGCCGGGCCTGGCCCTGCTGCCCCTGTTGCTGGCCCTGGGCCATCATGTCGCCCAGCGCCCGCATCCCCTCGCGCATGGACTGGATCGCCTGGGCCTGGCGCTCCATCGCCCCCGAGGGATCGCCCTCGCGCAGCGCCTGTTCGGCATCCTCCATGGCGCGCCCGGCCTCGTCCAGCTGGCGCCGCGCCTCGTCGCCCTGTTCGGTGCCACGCCCGGGCAGCAGGCCGCGCTGGCGGCCCAGATCCTCGCGCAGCGCCCGCTGGCGGTCGGCGAGCTGCTGGTTGTCCTGGCTGCCCTGCCCCTCCTCGCCCTGCTGCCACTGGCCGTATTGGTCCTGCATCTGGCGCATCGCCTCGTCGGCCAGCTTCTGCTGGTCGCGCAGCGTCTCGGCCAGCCGGTCCGAGGGGCGCTGGCGGCCGCCCTCGCCGCCCTCGGATTGCGTCACCTGCAGGTTCTGCATCATGCGGTTGAACTGCTCCAACAGTTCCTGGGCCTCGGCCATGCGGCCCTCGTTCATCAGGCGCTGGATCTCGTCCATCATCTGCTGGATCTGGTCGCCGGTGATCTGCTGGCGATCCTGCGGCGACCGGTCGAAGCGCTCGGCCGGATCCTCGCCCTGCTGCTGGGCCAGCATGTCCAGGTAATCGTCGGTGGCCTGCTTCAGCTCGTCCATCAGGCGCTGCACCTCGTCGGGGCTGGCGCCGTTGCGGATCGCCTCGGAAAGCCGCTCCTGCGCCTGCTGCATGCGCTGCAGCGCATCGGCCAGCCCGCCATCCTCCAGCGCCACCGCGGCATCCCAGAGCACCTGCGCCAGCTTGTTGCGCGTCTCCTCGGTCAGGTTGCCGGATTCCAGCGTGCCGATGGCGCCCTGCAAGCCTTTGTACAGGTCTTCGTCCATGAAACCCTCGGGCTGCCAACTGGCGGCGCGCAGAAGCTGGGCGCTGCGGGCGGCATTGCCGCGCGACCACAGCAGATCGCGCCGCAGCTCGATCAGCGCCGCCGCCAGCGGGTCGAAGAAGCGCCGGCCCGGCAGCACCATGCGCATCGGCGCCGAGACGCCCTGCTGCGCGATGCCGTCCTCGACCTTCAGCGAGACGGTGACGGGCAGGTTGGCCCAGGGATGGCGCGACAGGTCGCCGACCAGCCGGCCGCGGATCTGCTTGCGGCTGCCGGTCGCGGGCAGGGGCAGGTCCAGCGCCACCGCCTCGCGCGGCTCGGGATCAAGCGCCAGGCCGAAACGGCGGTCGACCGCCGCCAGGTCCAGCGCGATCACCGCCTGACCCGCCGCGACGCCGTTATCGTCGCTGGCGGTGAAATCCTGCACCAGCCGGCCGTCGGCGCGCCGCTGGGGCGCCTGGCCGGGCGCGACCTCGGGCGCGGCATCGGGCAGCACGGTCACGTCGAAGCGCCGCCCGGCGACCTCGATCACCCCGTCGCGCTCGGCCATGAACTCGGGCGCCGCGGGGTCGCCGCCCGCGACGGCGGCGCCGATATCCTGGTCGATTCCGGCCCCCTCGCCGTAAAGCCGGAAGCTCAGCTTCGAGCCCTTGGGCAGCTCCAGCCGCTGACCCTCGGGCAAGGCGTTCAGGTAAAGCGTCGGACGGCGGGTATAGGCGGGGGGCTCGGCCCAGCCCTCCCATGAGGGACCGGCCTCGGCGCCCGGACGCGCGTCGGGCGCGGGACGGAAGGTCGCGCCCAGCGCGGCGATGCCCTGCCCCAGCTGCCCGGTCGGCGCGAAGATCAGCGCCATGGCCAGCGCCACCATGCCGACCAGCCGCAGCGCCACCGGATCGCGCCAGCGCAGCCGCGCATCGGGAACGATGGGCCGCGCGGCCAGGGCGGCGGCCTGCATCCGCGCCAGATGCGCCTGCCACAGGGCGGCGGCGCCCGCATCGCCGGCCCCGACCGCGACCCGGTCGCGCAACGCCGAAAGCGGCCGGCCCGGCAGCGCCAGGTCGACCCGCAGCCGCGCCGCCTCGGCCAAGGGGCGCCGGACGCGGCGCAGCCCCCAGCCGGCAGCCAGCAGGGCGGCCAGCGCCACCGCAGCCATCACCCAAAGCAGCGCCCGCGCGGACAGAAGATCGGTCGCGCCAAAAGCCAGCGCCGCCAGCACCAGCGCCAGAACCACGGCCAGCGGCCAGAAGGCCGCGGCCAGAGCCTCCCACCACATGCCGGCGCGGGTCAGCCCGACCGCCCAGCGAATCCGGCGCGGCTCAGCTGGATCCACGGCCCCGCCCCCTTCTTCTCCGTTTGGGAAATACCCCACGGGGGCCCGGGGGTGTGAGACCCCCGGCCGCAGCGGCGCGGGAATGAGCGATCAGAGCCATTCCGGGATGGTATCGCGTCCCAGCATTTCCTCAAGCGTCGGCCGGGCCCGGATGACGGCGAATTGATCGCCGCTGACCAGAACCTCGGGCACCAGCGGCCGGGAATTGTATTCCGAGGCCATCACCGCCCCGTAAGCCCCAGCCGAGCGCAGCGCCACCAAGTCGCCGGGCGCCAGCGCCGGCAGCTCGACCGCCTTGCGGAAGGTGTCGCCGGTCTCGCAGACCGGGCCGACCACGTCATGGGGCGCGACCTCGGCCCCCGGGGCGGGTTCGCGCACCGGCACGATGTCGTGATGCGCCGCATACATCGCCGGCCGGATCAGGTCGTTCATGGCGGCGTCGAGGATCAGGAAATCCCGGCCCTCGCCCTGTTTCAGATAGATCACCGAGGACAGCAGGATGCCGGCATTGCCGGCGATGTTGCGGCCGGGCTCGATCTCGATCTCGCAGCCCAGATCGCCCACCGCCTCGCGGATCACCTGGCCGTATTCGATGGGCAGGGGCGGGGCGTTGTTGTCGCGGCGATAGGGGATGCCCAGGCCCCCGCCCATATCCAGCCGCCGGATGTCGTGCCCCTCCGCGCGCAACGCCCGCGTCAGGTCGGCCATCTTGGCATAGGCCAGCCGATAGGGCTCGAGGTCGGTCAACTGGCTGCCGATATGCATGTCGATGCCGACGACCTCGATCCCCGGCAGCGCCGCCGCCCGGGCATAGACCTCGCGGGCCCGGGCAATGGGGATGCCGAACTTGTTCTCGGACTTG belongs to Paracoccus sp. TOH and includes:
- the rimO gene encoding 30S ribosomal protein S12 methylthiotransferase RimO translates to MSQNPPLLRPDLAPRPIFDSAREKGGRRDGQPTIGMVSLGCPKALVDSERILTRLRAEGYAISPDYKGAGAVIVNTCGFLDSAKAESLQAIGEALSENGKVIVTGCLGAEPEYITGAHPSVLAVTGPQQYEQVLDAVHSAVPPSPDPFVDLLPASGVKLTPRHYSYLKISEGCNHACKFCIIPDMRGRLVSRPAHAVIREAEKLVEAGVRELLVISQDTSAYGLDRKFVTERGHRAHITDLARDLGSLGAWVRLHYVYPYPHVRDLIPLMAAHSESGGLVLPYLDIPFQHAHPDTLKRMARPAAAAKTLDEIAAWRAACPDITLRSTFIVGYPGETEAEFQTLLDWLDEAQLDRVGCFQYENVKGARANDLPDHVPDPVKQERWDRFMEKAQAISEAKLAAKVGRRIEVIVDAVDADGATCRTKADAPEIDGNLFIDEGFEALSPGDIVTVTVDEAGEYDLWGRLG
- a CDS encoding adenosylcobinamide amidohydrolase → MPWLIADLGRARRVLSFAPHRPGFRRARHILWRQVRDADLGPGFDATAWLAAEMARIGHGAEVGMMTSRGLEHAVQAEAGPARCLATVGLGNAERVGRRRAAAPAGYGTINIALLVEAGLTDAAMIEALTIAAEARTAAVIAAGVMLPWGVATGTGTDCIALACDPGPERHAGLHTALGEAIGRSVHDAVLRGAEAWVARHGRDAAAVIPAAASR
- a CDS encoding ABC transporter permease; translated protein: MNWRSARAVFNHEMARFFRTVWQSLASPVLSTVLYFVVFGAAIGGRIQSVEGVPYGAFIVPGLMMLTVLQQSVANASFGIYFPKFSGTIYEILVAPTGWIEVTLGFVGAAAAKAVLIALVILLTSFWFNGVHIAHPFWMLAFLVLTAIAFSLLGFIIGLWAKSFEQLQIVPMMVVTPLVFLGGAFYSASMLPPFWEGVAKLNPVLYLISGFRWSFFDLADVPVGVSLVAVGLMILVCMAAIRWIFLSGWRLRE
- a CDS encoding ABC transporter ATP-binding protein; translated protein: MRPIIDIDHISKQYDSGTVALNGVSLQIEEGEILALLGPNGAGKTTLISIICGLVVPSGGTVRVGGHDIRRDWRAARKMIGLVPQEIALEPFETVIDSVRFTRGLYGEGPDEAYIEQLLRSLALWDKRQARTRELSGGMKRRVLIAKALSHRPKVLFLDEPTAGVDVTLRREMWQVVRELRAQGVTIILTTHYLEEAEDMADRIGVINRGELLLVQSKDALMGEFGKKRLTIALDKPLAGLPAELQDRGLVLSADGATLFYDYDTRAERTGIARLLADLSGCGIAVRDVSTKQSSLEEIFMSLVEDEPAESQEVPA
- a CDS encoding GNAT family N-acetyltransferase, translating into MENQDVVIRPFEAETDLKTLSDIWFSASLKAHPFIGEPKLVEQRQLIETEYLPKAETWVACSNQEAIGFISLLGSFIGGIFISPDRQGMGVGSKLVTHALDKKGELSLDVYIANEQAVRFYTSLGFREVSRRDRDDFGYPFPNATLHLKR
- a CDS encoding lysophospholipid acyltransferase family protein produces the protein MTRRHPRPPSILDWPRAVAYYLYIALATLVLGLWGLPQALRGTEAANRVASLWLDQMLGAARVILGVRIEYRGTPPAGDCIIASKHQSFLDILALARACPRRAFVMKREVLRVPIMGWFARKVGCIPIDRSRGKEAMKRIIAEVEAARARPEGLGQLIIYPEGTRTRPGHRLPYKHGAGTIQRATGLTIQPVAVNCGMFWPKRGIPIRGGTAVVEFLEPIPVGHRSTQVMDLLEERIETASARLFAEAGGRAEGA
- a CDS encoding FtsX-like permease family protein → MKKADLKSLDLAALWRGLTRPDPAGHDRVVPPTGFTAQLTVFSAGAMAFLAVFALALALATGRLAERWSSELAQTVTVRVSAPEEQIDRQTATVMEVLKTTPGIAEARQLPGDEVEKLLEPWFGPDIPVEALPVPRLIEVTEAAEGFDAEALRLRLQGEAPGAVLDDHTRWREPLVSAANRLRVLGLVSLLLIAAASAAMITLAAKAAMAANGQVIRVLRLIGARDITIATAFVRRFTRRAATGAAGGTVLGMAAVWALPSVDQAGGFLTGLGFQGWGWLWPLLIPALAAAIGFAATRWAALKILREVR
- a CDS encoding ATP-binding cassette domain-containing protein, which produces MIEMQNLSFGYSGGDPLLADMSLSLQPGSFHFLTGPSGSGKTTFLRLCYAELLPSAGRMSAFGQDVRALSRDGIAALRRRVGVVHQDTQFLDHLPVAENIALPLIVSGEPVDMRALGDLLAWVQMTGQARALPPELSGGERQRAALARAVVMSPDLILADEPTGNLDWDMSMRLLQLLIELNRSGKAVLIATHDLNLIRAAKQQVQARVLRIAGKRLQLAGADL
- a CDS encoding zinc-ribbon domain-containing protein, which produces MRLTCPRCGAQYEIAESAIPALGREVECSACSHVWFQPGAGKSAAEAAAGPYDPQERPALNRALDESVLAILREEAARELQARKAEIRPDGADHIPATAAAGPDMGGGDAGTAPAIDWPATTLTETAMPVAAAAGPIRAETPDADADTDAQAAEAAAPAGAGPEAAAKQAAETRQTDAAGPGLGEFRTAEPLADEPLADESQPGAIRPDVPRPTETAPAADWPEAVAPALPDAAELAATLTRPGPPRPETEEPAAASERPLLRPALPEQEPAPAEAAPVAALVPALVPPPAPRRSGYAAGFGLAAMLALGVVALYALAPQIPAEQGGGVLAEWRQDIDRGRLWLHDRILGQ